The Acidithiobacillus thiooxidans ATCC 19377 DNA window CCGGAAGAAAAGGCATGAGCGCAAGGGCGATGATCAGCATCAAAAACCCGGTAAAAAAGACCGGTCGATGCCATTGTTTGCTGTCTGCCAGAAAGCCCCAGAGGGGTGAACTCAGAAGTCCTAAATTAAATCCCCCCATTACATAGGCGACCCAACTGAGATGATGGGTTAAACCAACAATCATCAACGGTAACAGGATGGGGAGGAGGCCAGATGAAATGGCGCCGAGAAGCGCGTAGGACAGAAACCAGACCGATATCCAGCGCCTTGGTTCATTCAGAATTTTCAGCACAGTGGCGAAGCGTGCATGGGCCAGACGTCTGCGCTCCTTGGAAAATATCGGGTTTCCGGGTTGATGCTGTTCGGCTGTTGTTTTTACAGGCATGGCAAGACCCCTCACGTTGAGTGATAAATTGCATTGGCGTAAAAATCATGGGTATATAAAATATTGATGACTATCTGGGTAAATAGTTCAACCTAAAAACGGCAGTTGCCGTGGGTGTTTTTTGCTCCGTTGTTCCTCGCCTGTTGTTCTAGGGCTCATCCTGCTGTCAGGAGAGAACTCGCCCTGCGGGCTCAAACAGCTCTCCTGACGGACGCAGGATTTCGCCAAGAACAACAACGGCTCGAAACAAAAGTCGCGGCAAAGCACCCACGGCACCTGCCGTTTTTAGGTTCAATGTCGCCAAAAAATGGGATTGCTTGTCAGTGACCTATGCTTTCGATATGGTGAGATGCATGCATGATTTTAAGCGTTTTGGAGTGATTTTCGGCGAATGTCTGGTCGATGACTTCGGCGACAGCCAGCGCCTTGGGGGCGCGCCCTTTAATGTGGCGCGTCATTTAAACGGCTTGGGAGTGCCCGCCATTTTTATCAGCCAGGTGGGCGATGACATCAATGGCAGGAATATCCTGGATCATATGCGGCAATGGCAGATGCCCTTGTCAGGGGTGGCAGTCAGCAAGACTTTGCCAACCGGGCGTGTGGAGGTGCTACCTGACCCGGTAGAAGGTCATCGCTTCGAAATTCTACCCCATCAGGCTTATGACTACATTCCATTCCCTGAAAAATTACCTGAACCTGTTTCCTGGCTTTATCACGGTTCTCTTGCCTTGCGGGAAATCGGTACATCCCGGCAAACCTTGCAGAAATTAGCTTCCATCAGTAACAAGCGATTTCTGGATATCAATTTACGGGCACCCTGGTGGACGCCTGATAGGCTTGCCCCGTTACTGACCGATTCATCTATACTGAAATGTAACGTTGATGAATTAGAAACTTTGCTGGCCGTTTTTTCGCTACGTTCCGGGCCTGTGTTACGCGATAAGATGCGGGTTTTTGCAGACCGTTTTTCATTGGAGTCGATGTTGCTGACTTGTGGACCGGAAGGCTCTGCCTACTGGGATCATAACGACTTTTATGAAGCCGCTGCTGAACCAGTAAATAATCTGGTGAATACGGTAGGAGCGGGTGATGCCTTTTCTGCCGCCTGGTTATGGAGTCTGCTGCGGGGGGAAAGCCCGGAATTACGCCTGCGCCGGGGCGGGGAATTGGCGGCTGCAGTTTGCGCTCTGCAAGGTGCGACGCCGGATTCCCTGGATTTTTATGAATCGTTCATGAGTCGCTGGACCCAAGGCAAAAGTCTGTCTAAACCAATGTGAAGGCGCTAGCCCAGCATCAGCTGTGAGGAGAAAAGCCTTTGGCCGAGAATGAACCTTGTTTCAATAAACCCCGGTACCATGGCGTTAGTCCAGCTCTGGATGATGCCTATCGACTGATTGAGGCTGCTGGTGTCTTCTATGGAGGGCAACTGGTGGGTACGGCAGCCAGCGTCGACCCCAAGGCCCCTGCAGAAAATTATGCGGATTGCTTCGTACGGGATTTTTTCCCCGTCGGATTGATTCTGCTGCTGGAAAATCGGGCTGACGTCGTCCGCTCCTTCCTGCATCTGATTATGCAGCTCAGAGGACAGCAGGAAGAACTTGAAGGGCAGCAGATTGCTCCCGGGGTTATGCCTGCCTCGTTTCGCGTGCAGCGCAATGACCATGGAGAAGAGGAGGTGCTGGCGGACTTTGGCGACCGGGCCATTGGCCGGGTAGCCCCGGTGGACTCGATGATGTGGTGGTCCATGCTCCTGCATGCCTACGTGCTGTATACAGGGGACCTGGATTTTGCCCGCAGCCCAGAAATCCAGCGCATGTTGCGGATGATTCTGAGCCTGTGTTTGCAGAGTCGCTTTGAGGTTTTTCCGACCCTGCTGGTTCCTGATGCCTCCTTCATGATTGATCGACGTATGGGCGTCAATGGTCATCCCATCGAAATTCAGGCGCTGTTCAATGCTACCCTGCGCTGCGCTTCCCTTTTGCTTCCAGAGCAGGGCAGTCAATGGTTGGTAGATTTGGCACAGCGCCGCAGAAATGTATTGCGTTCTTATGTACAGCAGTATTACTGGCTGGATATGGACGTCCTTAACCGGATTTATCGCTTTGAAACGGAAATGCTCGGAGTCAATATTGAAAATCTATTCAATATCCACCCCGAATCCATTCCTCTTTGGGTCCAGGACTGGCTTCCCGACGGGGCCGGCTTTTTCGTAGGAAATCTGGGTCCAGGGCGGATGGATTTTCGCTTTTTTGCCCAGGGAAATCTGTTGATGCTGGCTACGGGCATGGCCACGACTGCTCAGGCACAGGCGTTGACCAGCTTGATTGAGCAGCGCTGGAACGACCTGCTTGGACGAGTCCCCATGAAACTCGTTTATCCCGCCGTTGAGGGGGATGAATGGCGGCTGATCACGGGGTCCGACCCTAAAAATATCCCCTGGTCTTACCACAATGGTGGCAATTGGCCGGTCATGATTTGGCCCCTGGTGGCGGCAACTATCAAGGCGGGACGCATGGATCTGGCAGAGCGGGCCTGGCAAATGGTTGAGCCACGCCTGTTTGCAGACCGTTGGCCAGAATATTACGACGGCCGTCTTGGACGTCTGGTAGGTCGTCGGGCCAATATCGGACAGGTGTGGAGCGCTGCAGGACTATTACTTGCGCGCTATTTCCTGGATGAGCCGGGTCTTCTGGAGCGGCTGGGGTTCGATGAAACACTGGACGAAGCCACGGAGAGTGCAGAGGAGTAGGTAATATGTTTCGGGAGCATACAGTGAGGGTTAGATAATGGACAATCGCCCGGAAAACAAGCCGGACTCAGCCCAGCTCCATCTGGTTCTTATCAGCCTTCACGGACTGATTCGCGGCCAGAATCTGGAACTGGGCCGCGATGCGGATACGGGCGGTCAGATTCTTTATGTCGTCGAATTGCTGCGCGCGCTTGCCGCAGATCCTCGGGTCGGGAGGGTCGATCTGCTCACCCGGAGGATTCACGATTCTAACGTGGCTGATGATTACGCCCGGCAAGACGAGACTCTGCCTGACTTGCCGAAGGCGCATATTATTCGTTTTCCGGCTGGACCTGACGAATACCTGCCCAAAGAAGCCCTGTGGCCTTATCTGGATGGCTTTAGTGATCACGCCATGGAGTATCTGCGCCAGCAATCTCCGAGTCTTATCCATTCTCACTACGCCGACGCAGGCTATGTGGGCATGCGCCTGGCCTTACAGCTCGGTGTGCCTCTGGTGCATACCGGACATTCCCTCGGACGCAGCAAACGCCAGAGTCTTTTGGCCTCTGGAGAGTCAGAGCGCACCCTGGAAAAAAAATATCGCCTGTCCCAGCGTATCCGTGTTGAGGAAGAAATTCTGGCTACTGCCTCCCTGATCATCACCAGTACCCAGGACGAGATCGATAGACAATACGGGATGTATGATTGGGCTAATGCTGAGCGGATGCGGGTGATTCCGCCAGGGGTTAATGTTTCCCGTTTTGAACCCGGCCCTCAACCCTCGCCGCCCATCAGCACAGAATTGCGCCGTTTTTTACGAGCACCACAAAAGCCACCTATTCTTGCCCTGTCCCGTCCCGACGAACGAAAAAATATTGCCGGTCTGATTCATGCCTACGGCCAAAATCCAGATTTGCAGGCGCGCGCCAATCTGGTGATTGTGGCCGGAACACGCGAAGACATTCGTGACATGACTGCCGGTCCACGGCGGGTATTGACGGAAATTCTGCTGTTGATTGATCGTTATGATCTTTACGGAAGAGCCGCCTATCCCCGCCACCATCGTCCCGAGGACGTTCCTGATCTTTATCGCTGGGCGGCAGGCCTGGGGGGTGTTTTCATCAATCCGGCCCTGACCGAGCCATTTGGTCTGACACTCATTGAGGCGGCGGCTTGTGGCTTACCGATTCTGGCGACTGAAAACGGTGGGCCCAAAGATATTATTGCCAATTGCCAAAACGGCGTGTTGATTGATCCTCTGAGTACTGAAGAAATTGGCGAGAAGCTGCTCAGCATGCTGAGCGATAAGACTATCTGGCAAAGTTATGCCAAGAACGGTATTGCTGGGGTACGTCGCTATTATTCCTGGCAGACCCACGTTGACCATTACCTGACCGCTCTGGATGAATTGCCCCACGCCGTTCCTCAGCAACAAGAAAGCATCCCAACGGGCAAACGTATTACTGCCGATCGGCTGTTATTTCTTGGTGCCCGTTTGCTTGATCCAGCACCCATTCCTGAGCAACAGGAAGAATTGGTCGCTCTGCTGCATCGCCAGCGGCGAAAAATGGCCTTTGGTTTGGTCAGTTTTCGTCCTCTCCATGAATTGTTAACCCTGCTTAAGCAGCGCCGCATGAATGTTCCTGATATCCTCATAACCCGTGGAGGGACCCAGATTCATTATGGTGCCAGTCTCTCTCGCGATCAGGGTTGGAGCCGCCACATTGGGGTAGATTGGCAAGGCGATCGGGTATACGACCTGCTTGCCGAAACCCCTGGCGTGCAGATTGTAGGCCGCAGCGGCCAGGGTTTTTATGCCGTGCATGGTTTCATCCATGACAACGCCGAATTTGCGGGATTGGCAGCGCTGAATGATCAACTCCGCAATAACGATATACCCGGCCGCCTGATAGCGCTCAATCCGCAGGAATTTCTGGTGGTCCCTCAGCGCGCCTCCTTTGGTTTTGCCATTCGTTATGTGGCGGATCGCCATGACATCGCCCTCAATCACATACTGGTCATTGGCAGCGCTTATGCGGATCTGGATTTGCTGGGAGGGAATATTCTGGCTGCCCAGGTGGGCGGAGAAAAAGATCTGCAGCAACATGAGGATATTTATCAATCTCAGGCAAGTGGGCTACCAGGAGCGATGGAGGCTATCACGCATTATGATTTCCTGAGCAATAATGCAGCGATCTAAGCAAGGGAAATGGTGATCTGTCTTAAAGGAAGCAGGAGACAAGCATGATGAACGCAACAGAGGCAAACATTCCGACAGTATTACTCTGCTGTGATCTGGATCGAACCCTGATACCAAACGGCAGTCAGCCTGAATCCGCACAGGCCCGTCCTTTGTTTCGGGAGCTTTGCGCCCATCCTGCTGTACACCTGGCGTTGGTTAGCGGCCGCCATCTGCAACTGGTTACCGCAGCCATTGAGCAATGGCAACTACCTGTTCCCAACTTTATCATCGGTGATGTCGGTACAAGCATTTACACCCGCGAAGAAGGACATTGGCGTCATTGGGATCATTGGTCAGCAGAAATTGGCCCTGACTGGGGAGGAATGACGCATCACGACATTACTACGGAGCTTGCCGATATTTCCGCCATCACCTTGCAGCCAGCTGAACAGCAGGGAATATTCAAGGTCAGTTACCAGGTGGATATGGGTATTAATCGCGACATCCTCGAGGCCGAACTGCTCCGCCGCCTTTGGGGCATCGGGGTTAATGCGCGATTGGTCTTGTCTTTCGATGAAATGACCGATACGGGTTTGCTGGATATTCTGCCCAGCAGCGCCAGCAAGCTCCATGCTATAGAATTTCTCGGTCAACAGTGCGCGTATCCCCAGGAGCGCACGGTTTTTGCCGGTGATTCGGGTAACGATCTGGAGGTGTTAGGCAGCCATATTCACTCCGTGCTGGTAGCCAACGCCCATCAGGAGGTCCAGAAAGAGGCCATACGTATGGCTGCAGCGTCGGATCTGGCGGACACCCTTTATATGGCCCATGGAGGATTTCTGGGCATGAACGGGAACTACAGCGCCGGCGTATTGGAGGGACTCGCGCATTATCTGCCCGAAACGGCGGCGTGGATGAAGTTGCCTGCTTCTCAATAAACCGGAAATTCGGTTTTATCGATCATTTTCCGCAACACAAAGCTGGAATGTACGCCCGTCACGCCTTCGATTCTGGTCAGGCGATTCAGTAAGAAATCCTGAAAGTGGGCCATGTCGCGCAGGACCACTTTCAACTGATAATCGGCATCGTGCCCGGTGATCAGATGACATTCCAGAACTTCGTCGGATTTTTTAATCTCTGCTTCAAAATGCTCAAAGCGTTCGGGGGTATGGCGGTCCATGCTGATGTGCATCAGCACCATGAGTTCCAGCCCGATTTTTTCCGGCTGTAACAAGGCCACCTGTTTGCGAATGATGCCTGCTTCTTCCAGTGCCTGCACCCGACGCAGGCAGGGGGAAGGGGAGAGGCCAATTTTTTCAGCGAGGCGCTGATTGCTCAGGCTGGAATCCTTTTGTAAGGCTTCAAGGATGCGGCGATCATACCGGTCCAGGGGCATTTTGGGTTCTCCATTTTTCATGGCGCAATATCCAATCTAAAAAAAGACTATTATAGCAATAATAATGCGTGAACAGCCGCAGTAAAGTCAAAATTCGCAAGCACCTGCCGGATAATGCCACGTATAGTTCTCCCATCGTCTTGAGCAGGCAGGAGAATCATCATGAACAGCTTTAATCATCGTCGTTATCGGGCTTTCCCGGCGGTTCACAAGCCGGATCGGCGCTGGCCCAACCGGCGCATGCATCATGCACCCACCTGGACCAGCGTGGATTTGCGCGATGGCAATCAGGCCTTGGTGTCGCCCATGAGTGTGGCCCAGAAAATGGAAATGTTCGATTTGCTGGTACGGATGGGGTTCAAGGAAATCGAAGTGGGTTTTCCCGCCGCCTCGCAGCCCGACTTTGACTTTGTCCGCAAAATCATTGAGGAAAAACGGATTCCTGAGGATGTGACCATCCAGGTTTTGACCCAGGCCCGAGAAAATCTGGTTGAGCGGAGTTATGCGGCCCTGCAAGGTGTGCAGCGCGCCATTGTGCATGTATACAACTCGACCAGTCCGGCGCAGCGTGAACAGGTGTTTGGTCTGGATAAAGAGGGCGTCAAGGCTATTGCCGTGCGCGGTGCCGAGTGGGTAAAAGCCGGAGCGGCCCGTTTCCCGGAGACCCGGTGGACATTTCAGTATTCCCCCGAAAGTTTCAGCAATACGGAATTGGACTATGCCGTTGAAATCTGCGAAGCCGTGATGTCCGTCTGGCATCCTGAAGAGGGTCAGCCGGTTATTTTGAATTTGCCGGCTACAGTAGAATCCGCCATGCCCAACGTGTTTGCAGATCAGATTGAATGGTTTTGCGACCATTTGCGGGGACGGGAGCACGTTAAAATCAGTGTGCATACCCACAATGATCGGGGTTGTGCGGTGGCTGCCGCAGAATTGGCGGTGTTGGCGGGTGCTGACCGGGTTGAGGGAACCCTCTTCGGGAATGGTGAACGTACCGGGAATATGGACATTCTTACCATGGCCATGAATTTGTATTCTCAAGGGCTTGATCCGAAGCTGGACCTGTCCATGGGGGAGGCCATCAGCGAAATTTACACCCGTTGCACGGGAATGGCGGTTTCTCCCCGCCATCCGTGGTTTGGTGAACTGGTGTATACCGCATTTTCCGGCAGCCATCAGGATGCCATTCGCAAGGGCATCAATCACCGCCAGGGACAGGATGCGGCTGTTTGGGAGGTGCCTTATCTGCCCATCGACCCTGCCGATTTGGGCCGCAACTATGAAGCGGTGGTGCGCATCAACAGTCAATCCGGCAAAGGCGGAGTCAGCCATGTATTGGAAAGGGATTATGGTATTTCCCTGCCGCGCTGGTTGGCTCAGGAATTCAGTGCCGTTGTCCAGAAAGCGACTGAAGAGCAATCCGGCGAGATCACGGCGAAGCAAATATATGCCTTGTTTGAAAGTCATTTTGTGAAGCGCAATGGCGACTGGCAGATGCAACGCTACCGCTTGCAGCGTGAAGGTGAAAAGGTCATTGCCTCGGTGGTCATGGGCACAGAGGCGCATCCCCGCATTTTGCAAGGGAAGGGGAGTGGGGCCGTAGGGGCGCTGGTAGATGCCTTGATTCAGGGTGCTGGGATTTACGCCGAAGTGGAGCAATTTGATCAGCACGCCCTGGGAGCCGGGACTGGTGCCCGCGCCATGGCCTGCGCCCGGGTCAGTGTGGAATCCGCTGGAACCGCTTCAGCAGTATCTTTTGGTGAAGACACCACCGAAGCCGCCTTGCAGTCTGTGCTGAGTGCCATTGGTAAGGCGGGAGCGGTGGTTCGTCTTCATCAGAACGATGCGCAGAAACGGGGATGAGCAAGGAGGGAGGCTAAATGGATCTACTATCCGCCAAAGGCCTCCCAGGCCGTTCTCGCAATCAGGAGCAGCACGACAACAATGAACAGGCGGCGTACAAAAGTAGTTCCATGCGTCATTGCCATGCGGGTACCCATGAGACTGCCCAGCATGTTG harbors:
- a CDS encoding PfkB family carbohydrate kinase, with translation MHDFKRFGVIFGECLVDDFGDSQRLGGAPFNVARHLNGLGVPAIFISQVGDDINGRNILDHMRQWQMPLSGVAVSKTLPTGRVEVLPDPVEGHRFEILPHQAYDYIPFPEKLPEPVSWLYHGSLALREIGTSRQTLQKLASISNKRFLDINLRAPWWTPDRLAPLLTDSSILKCNVDELETLLAVFSLRSGPVLRDKMRVFADRFSLESMLLTCGPEGSAYWDHNDFYEAAAEPVNNLVNTVGAGDAFSAAWLWSLLRGESPELRLRRGGELAAAVCALQGATPDSLDFYESFMSRWTQGKSLSKPM
- a CDS encoding glycoside hydrolase 100 family protein, translating into MAENEPCFNKPRYHGVSPALDDAYRLIEAAGVFYGGQLVGTAASVDPKAPAENYADCFVRDFFPVGLILLLENRADVVRSFLHLIMQLRGQQEELEGQQIAPGVMPASFRVQRNDHGEEEVLADFGDRAIGRVAPVDSMMWWSMLLHAYVLYTGDLDFARSPEIQRMLRMILSLCLQSRFEVFPTLLVPDASFMIDRRMGVNGHPIEIQALFNATLRCASLLLPEQGSQWLVDLAQRRRNVLRSYVQQYYWLDMDVLNRIYRFETEMLGVNIENLFNIHPESIPLWVQDWLPDGAGFFVGNLGPGRMDFRFFAQGNLLMLATGMATTAQAQALTSLIEQRWNDLLGRVPMKLVYPAVEGDEWRLITGSDPKNIPWSYHNGGNWPVMIWPLVAATIKAGRMDLAERAWQMVEPRLFADRWPEYYDGRLGRLVGRRANIGQVWSAAGLLLARYFLDEPGLLERLGFDETLDEATESAEE
- a CDS encoding HAD family hydrolase; translated protein: MDNRPENKPDSAQLHLVLISLHGLIRGQNLELGRDADTGGQILYVVELLRALAADPRVGRVDLLTRRIHDSNVADDYARQDETLPDLPKAHIIRFPAGPDEYLPKEALWPYLDGFSDHAMEYLRQQSPSLIHSHYADAGYVGMRLALQLGVPLVHTGHSLGRSKRQSLLASGESERTLEKKYRLSQRIRVEEEILATASLIITSTQDEIDRQYGMYDWANAERMRVIPPGVNVSRFEPGPQPSPPISTELRRFLRAPQKPPILALSRPDERKNIAGLIHAYGQNPDLQARANLVIVAGTREDIRDMTAGPRRVLTEILLLIDRYDLYGRAAYPRHHRPEDVPDLYRWAAGLGGVFINPALTEPFGLTLIEAAACGLPILATENGGPKDIIANCQNGVLIDPLSTEEIGEKLLSMLSDKTIWQSYAKNGIAGVRRYYSWQTHVDHYLTALDELPHAVPQQQESIPTGKRITADRLLFLGARLLDPAPIPEQQEELVALLHRQRRKMAFGLVSFRPLHELLTLLKQRRMNVPDILITRGGTQIHYGASLSRDQGWSRHIGVDWQGDRVYDLLAETPGVQIVGRSGQGFYAVHGFIHDNAEFAGLAALNDQLRNNDIPGRLIALNPQEFLVVPQRASFGFAIRYVADRHDIALNHILVIGSAYADLDLLGGNILAAQVGGEKDLQQHEDIYQSQASGLPGAMEAITHYDFLSNNAAI
- a CDS encoding HAD-IIB family hydrolase: MMNATEANIPTVLLCCDLDRTLIPNGSQPESAQARPLFRELCAHPAVHLALVSGRHLQLVTAAIEQWQLPVPNFIIGDVGTSIYTREEGHWRHWDHWSAEIGPDWGGMTHHDITTELADISAITLQPAEQQGIFKVSYQVDMGINRDILEAELLRRLWGIGVNARLVLSFDEMTDTGLLDILPSSASKLHAIEFLGQQCAYPQERTVFAGDSGNDLEVLGSHIHSVLVANAHQEVQKEAIRMAAASDLADTLYMAHGGFLGMNGNYSAGVLEGLAHYLPETAAWMKLPASQ
- a CDS encoding Lrp/AsnC family transcriptional regulator, coding for MKNGEPKMPLDRYDRRILEALQKDSSLSNQRLAEKIGLSPSPCLRRVQALEEAGIIRKQVALLQPEKIGLELMVLMHISMDRHTPERFEHFEAEIKKSDEVLECHLITGHDADYQLKVVLRDMAHFQDFLLNRLTRIEGVTGVHSSFVLRKMIDKTEFPVY
- a CDS encoding 2-isopropylmalate synthase encodes the protein MNSFNHRRYRAFPAVHKPDRRWPNRRMHHAPTWTSVDLRDGNQALVSPMSVAQKMEMFDLLVRMGFKEIEVGFPAASQPDFDFVRKIIEEKRIPEDVTIQVLTQARENLVERSYAALQGVQRAIVHVYNSTSPAQREQVFGLDKEGVKAIAVRGAEWVKAGAARFPETRWTFQYSPESFSNTELDYAVEICEAVMSVWHPEEGQPVILNLPATVESAMPNVFADQIEWFCDHLRGREHVKISVHTHNDRGCAVAAAELAVLAGADRVEGTLFGNGERTGNMDILTMAMNLYSQGLDPKLDLSMGEAISEIYTRCTGMAVSPRHPWFGELVYTAFSGSHQDAIRKGINHRQGQDAAVWEVPYLPIDPADLGRNYEAVVRINSQSGKGGVSHVLERDYGISLPRWLAQEFSAVVQKATEEQSGEITAKQIYALFESHFVKRNGDWQMQRYRLQREGEKVIASVVMGTEAHPRILQGKGSGAVGALVDALIQGAGIYAEVEQFDQHALGAGTGARAMACARVSVESAGTASAVSFGEDTTEAALQSVLSAIGKAGAVVRLHQNDAQKRG